Within Claveliimonas bilis, the genomic segment CCAATCCTCTACCGAGGGGGAGCGAAAGCGGCGGGCAAGGCTGGCTTTGCAGGAGCAAAAAGCATTGCCAAAGGCCGGGGCGGACAAATGTCCACCATATCAAGCGGACATTTGTCCACCAGAGATAGAGATAGAGAAAGAGATAGAGATAGAGATAGAAAAAGAGAGAGAGCGAGAGTTAGATAAGGGACAGCCCGCCCGCGCCGCCTATGGCCGGTATGAAAATGTCTTTCTTTCGCAATCAGAACTGGACGGGCTGAAAGCAGACCTGCCCGGCAAATGGAACTACTACATTGACCGGCTATCCTGCCATATCGCGTCCAGCGGCAAGCGATACCGCAGCCATGCCGCCACGATCTACAAATGGGCGCAGGAGGACGCAGCCAAGAAAGCCCCGAAAAAGGGCATACCAGACTACTCATGCAAGGAGGGCGAGAGTTTATGAAGAACGAAATCAACGCTGTTTTGGAGAATATGACGACTGCCACCCCGGAGCCGGAGGACTACACCGGCGAGGACGGTTTACTGTACTGCGGCAAGTGCCGCAAGCCGAAAGAAGCCTATTTTGCGCCGAATAAGGCCGCTATCTTTGGCCGTGACCGTCACCCGGCAGAGTGCGACTGCCAGAGAGCCGCCCGCGAGGAACGGGAGGCCGCCGAGAAACGGCGCAGGCACCTTGACACCGTGGAGGAACTGAAACGCCGGGGCTTTACCGACCCCACCATGCGGGACTGGACTTTTGAGAACGACAACGGCAGGAACCCGCAGGCCGGGATTGCCCGCCGGTATGTGGAGCATTGGGAGGATATGCGAACCGACAATATCGGCTGCCTGTTCTGGGGCGGCGTGGGAACCGGGAAAAGCTACCTTGCGGGCTGTATCGCAAACGCCCTCATGGAGAAAGAAATCCCCGTCCACATGACGAATTTTGCCCTTATCCTCAACGACCTTGCCGCCAGCTTTGAGAACCGCAACGAGTACATTTCCCGCCTTTGCCGCTATCCGCTGCTTATCCTTGACGACTTCGGCATGGAGCGCGGCACCGAGTACGGGCTGGAACAGGTTTTCAATGTGATTGACAGCCGTTACCGCAGCGGCAAGCCGCTGATCGTCACGACCAACCTCACGCTGGACGACCTGCACAACCCGGAGGACACCGCCCATTCCCGGATTTATGACCGCCTGCTTTCCATGTGCGTCCCGGTACGCTTTACCGGCGACAACTTCCGGCAGGAAACCGCGCAGCGGAAAATGGAGAGCATGAAGAAACTGATTACCGACTGAAAGGAGTATTGCCTATGGCAGATAACAAGCAGCACGACACCCGCACCACCCGCCGCCCCGACTGCGTGACGGAAATCCGCATGGGCAATTCCGTCCTTGTCGTGTCCGGCTATTTCAAGAAAGACACTACCACCACCGCCGCCGACAAAATGGCGCGGGTACTGGAAGCGGAAGCCGCTGCTACACAAAAACCGGCAATTTGACAAACCATAAAGAAGCAGATTTTACACTTTTGCCGCTATACAGCCCCCGCTATTCCGTGGTACAATAAAGCTACGGAATAGTGGGGCTGGCTGTCGGAAACGGAGGATTTTATGTTAAGACAAGCCACCCAAAACCTCATTACCGCCCTTTATCCGAGATTGTCCCATGAGGACGAGTTGCAAGGCGAGAGCAATTCCATATCGAACCAAAAGCGGATTTTGGAAACCTACGCCAAGCAGAACGGCTTTACCAATCTGCGCTGGTACACCGACGACGGCTTTTCCGGCGCAAACTTCCAGCGCCCCGGTTTTCAAGCCATGCTTGCAGACATTGAAGCCGGGAAAGTGGGTACGGTCATCGTCAAGGACATGAGCCGGTTAGGGCGAAACTACTTGCAGGTGGGATTTTACACGGAAATGCTGTTCCCCCAAAAGGGAGTGCGTTTTATCGCTGTCAACGACAATGTGGACAGCGCAAACGGCGGCATGGACAACGATTTTACCCCTCTGCGAAATCTGTTCAACGAATGGCTGGTGAGAGATACGAGCAAGAAAATCAAGGCAGTAAAACGAGCAAAAGGCATGAGCGGCAAGCCTGTTACCAGCAAGCCGGTCTATGGCTATCTCATGGACGAGGACGAGAACTATCTCGTTGACGAGGAAACCGCGCCGGTTGTCCAGCAGATATACCAGCTTTGCCTTGCCGGGAATGGCCCGACCAAGATTGCCCGTATGCTTACGGAGCAGCAAATCCCCACGCCGGGGACGCTGGAATACCGCAGGACGGGTAGCACCCGCCGCTACCACCCCGGCTATGAGTGCAAGTGGGCGACGAACACCGTCGTGCATATCCTCGAAAACCGGGAGTACACCGGCTGTCTGGTAAACTTCAAGACGGAGAAGCCCTCTTACAAGGTCAAGCGCAGTGTAGAGAACCCTGTGGAGAAACAGGCTGTTTTTGAGAACCACCATGAGCCGATTATCGACACGGAAACATGGGAGCGTGTGCAGGAGTTACGCAAGCAGCGCAAACGCCCGAACCGCTATGATGAAGTGGGGCTGTTCTCCGGTATGCTGTTCTGCGCCGACTGCGGCCATGTGATGTACCAGCAGCGGTATCAGAACAAGAACCGTAAGCAGGACTGTTACATCTGCGGCAGCTACAAGAAGCGCACCCGCAACTGTACGGCACACTTTATCCGCACCGACCTGTTGACCGCCGGTGTCCTCTCCAATCTCCGGCAAGTGACGGAATACGCCGCCAAGCATGAGAGCCGCTTTGTGAAGCTGCTTATCCAGCAGAACGAGATCGGCGGCAAGAGAAAGACCGCCGCAGCCACCAAGCAGCTTGAACAGGCGCAGGAGCGTATTGCCGAAGTGAGCCGCATTATCAAGCGGCTGTATGAGGACAATGTGAACGGCAAAATCAGCGACGAGCGTTTCATGGAACTGTCGGCAGACTATGAGCAGGAGCAGCGGGAACTGAAAGACCGCGCCGCCGCTTTGCAGGCCGAACTGGACAAGTCGCAGGCCGCCACCGTCAACGCGGAAAAGTTTATGGGTATCGTCCGAAAGCACCTTGCCTTTGAGGAATTGACCCCCACCCTCTTGCGGGAAATGATTGAGAAAATCGTCGTGCATGAGTGCAGCTATGACGAGAACGGCACCCGCAGGCAGGACATTGAGATTTATTACAGCTTTGTCGGCAAGATTGATTTGCCCGAAGCCTAACGCCCGACCTATCCGACACAATGGCCAAGTGCCGGATAGGAACGGCAAAATTTTTTACACTTCTATTGCTTCTTTATCGCACATCAATAAAGTCGCAGGGCATGAAACAGCTCATGGCTAAGTAGATGTAATCAAGAGAAGAAAGGAAAAGCACAATCCAGACGGAACCGGCGGTTGTATCAAGAAATGTTTGTGGAATAGCAAGAACTTTGATATAATAGGAGCAGGAACCCCGGAACCGGGAGAAAGGCAGGAGGATAAATGCACATAAGCTATAAACCCCTCTGGCATACGCTGGTTGAGCGCAATATGAGAAAAGAGGACTTGCGGATTGCCGCCGGTCTTACCACAAATATGATTGCTAATATGGGAAAAGGGAAAAATATCAGCATGGAAACGCTGGTTCGTATCTGCGAATCCTTGAATTGTGGCATTCTGGATGTGATTGAATTAGAAAATGATGAAATCGAAAAACCCCAAAAATAAAACAATGTGCTGAAATGGAGAAAAATAAAAGTGAAGAAAAAAATCAGAATCATTCTTATAATGTGCTTATTAGCTATCTTTTGTGAAATTAAAAAAATTATAAATATGTTGAGTAGAAGCAAAAGATTTGGCTTGGAATTTTTACAGCAGTGAATCGATAAAAGGAGCATGCTTGATGGTAGATAATATTATTAAATCAGTAGCAGAGAAATTATCCTCTCTGTCTTATATAGAAGGTATTGTTTTAGGTGGTTCACGTGCAAGGGGCACCCATACAGAGGATTCGGATATAGATATCGGCATCTATTACAATTCAGAATCATTTGACATAAATACTATTAATCAATTCGCTACAAAGCTGGATGATGAGCATAGAAATAACCTTGTTGTACCTCCCGGAGCATGGGGTGATTGGATTAATGGCGGCGGATGGTTAGTCATAAACGGGTATCATGTGGATTTAATTTTACGTGATATTAAACGTGTGGAACAAATAATGAAAGATACAGAGCACGGAATTGTTACTGCCAATTATCAGACTGGGCATCCCCATGGTTATATTAGTGCAATGTATCGAGGAGAATTAGCGATTAGCAAAATACTATATGCTAAGAATGAAAGCTTATGCGAATTAAAAAAACAGGCAGAAACTTATCCCAATGCTTTGCAGAAAAGTTTAGTTAACTTTTTTATGTTTGAAGCAGGGTTCTCTTTAATGTTTGTAAAAGCAAATTCGGGAACAGACGATAAATATTATATTGCGGGTCATGTTTTTCGTATAGTTTCATGTTTAAATCAAGTGTTATTTGCATGTAATAATGCTTATTGTATCAACGAAAAGAAAGCTATAAAACTGCTTGAAACTTTTGAACATAAACCTGAAAAATATACCGAGAAGGTAAATCATATTTTTGAAGTACTCGGTATCTCACTTTTTGAATGCTACGACATGACCGAGAAGCTTTATAATGAAGTGAATGAAATTGTATCGGAGATAAATAACTTTTTAAACGAGGAGAGTTCAGATGAAAGAAAACAAATATGATGATAATATATTTTTTCAAAAATACAGTCAAATGAGTCGCTCGCAGAAAGGACTGGCTGGTGCGGGAGAATGGGAGACTTTGAAAAAGATGCTACCTGATTTTAAGGGTAAGCGTGTGCTTGATTTAGGATGCGGCTATGGATGGCACTGTATATATGCGATGGAAAACGGTGCTTCCTCTGTAGTAGGTGTTGATATTTCTCATAAAATGCTCGAAGTAGCAAAAGGAAAAACCCATTTTCCACAGATTGAATATGAATGCTGTGCCATAGAAGATGTGGATTTCCCAGAGGAGAGCTTTGATGTAATACTAAGTTCGCTTGCGTTTCATTATGTAGCAGACTATGAGAATTTAATAAAAAAGATATATAGGATGCTGAAGGCTGGTGGCAATTTAGTTTTTACAGTTGAACATCCTGTTTTTACTGCTCATGGAACACAAGACTGGTATTATAACGAAAAAGGAGAAATACTGCATTTCCCGGTGGACAATTATTATTATGAGGGCAAACGGACAGCTATGTTTTTGGAAGAAAAGGTTACAAAATATCATAGAACACTGACCACATATCTAAATACACTGCTTTCAAATAGTTTTATAATAAATCAGATTGTGGAGCCACAGCCGCCAGAGAACATGATGGATATTCCGGGGATGGCGGATGAAATGCGACGCCCAATGATGCTGATTGTATCGGCAAAAAAGAAGATGTAATAATATAGAAAAAATAAACGAGGAGTATGTAAATGAGATCAGAAAAAGAAATGATGGATTTAGTACTTTCTTTAGCAGAACAGGATGAACGTATTCGAATTGTGACCCTTGAGGGGTCACGCGCAAATATTAATATACCTAAGGACGAATTCCAGGATTATGATGTCACATACTTCGTAACAGATGTGGAATCCTTTACTTTAAAGGATGAATGGCTTAAAAGCTTCGGGAATATTATAATGATGCAAAAACCGGAGGATATGGAACTATTCCCGGCTGAAGAGAAAGGCTACTCCTATATAATACTTTTTGATGATTATAATAAAATAGACCTTACCTTATTGCCCCTGGAAGAGTTGGGAAACTACCTGAATGACGATAAATTGATAAAGATTATTCTGGATAAGGATGGAAGGATTCAGCAAGCTGTAGTTCCGACCGACATGGATTATCATATAAGAAAACCCAGTGCCCGGGAATACGATGACTGCTGCAATGAATTCTGGAACACCACTACCTATGTGGTTAAGGGACTGTGCCGTAAGGAAATTTTATTTGCTATTGATCATTTTAATCAGATTGTTCGCCATGAGCTGCTGAGAATGATATCATGGAAGGTCGGCATCGAAACAGGCTTTAAATTAAGTGTAGGCAAGAACTATAAGTTTATTGAAAGGTATATATCCGAGGATTTGTGGGAGAAACTTTTGTCCACCTACCGGATGGATTCCTATGAAAACATATGGGAAGCATTATTTCTATGCCATCAATTGTTCAGGGCGGTATCCGGTGAGGTGGCGGAAAGGCTTCATTATGCCTATCCGGAGTATGATAGGAATATAACAAAATATACCAGGGACATGTATAAAAAATACACTGGTAAAACCGGCTGCCTGGATAGCACATATGCCGCTGATATAGAAGAGAGGCGGGAACAGTGATTACAGAAATGAAAGCAGGGCACCTGAAAGATATCGATAAACCCAGCGAACCATTTGAGGTGATAGGTAAGATTATACCGAGGTATGAAAACGAGAATTGGACCTTTACAGAATTACTCTATGAAGCGCCATATTTAAAAAGCTACCAAGACGAAGAGGATGAAGAGGATGAGGAGGCAGATTGCCTTGAATATATTGACAATACTGATAAGATAATATATCTTTACTACCAAGACGATAAATGCGTCGGAAAAGTTAAACTGCGAAAAAATTGGAACCGGTACGCTTATATAGAAGATATCGCCGTATGTAAGGATTTCAGGGGGCAAGGCATAGGCAGCGCGCTTATCAATATATCTATAGAATGGGCAAAGCATAAAAACTTGCATGGACTAATGCTTGAAACCCAGGACAATAACCTTATAGCTTGTAAATTCTATCATAATTGTGGTTTCAAAATCGGCTCCGTCGATACTATGTTATACGCCAACTTTGAAAACAACTTTGAAAAAGCTGTTTTCTGGTATTTAAGGTTTTAGAATGCAAGGAACAGTGAATTGGAGTTCGTCTTGTTATAATTAGCTTCTTGGGGTATCTTTAAATACTGTAGAAAAGAGGAAGGAAATAATAAATGGCTAAAATGAGAATATCACCGGAATTGAAAAAACTGATCGAAAAATACCGCTGCGTAAAAGATACGGAAGGAATGTCTCCTGCTAAGGTATATAAGCTGGTGGGAGAAAATGAAAACCTATATTTAAAAATGACGGACAGCCGGTATAAAGGGACCACCTATGATGTGGAACGGGAAAAGGACATGATGCTATGGCTGGAAGGAAAGCTGCCTGTTCCAAAGGTCCTGCACTTTGAACGGCATGATGGCTGGAGCAATCTGCTCATGAGTGAGGCCGATGGCGTCCTTTGCTCGGAAGAGTATGAAGATGAACAAAGCCCTGAAAAGATTATCGAGCTGTATGCGGAGTGCATCAGGCTCTTTCACTCCATCGACATATCGGATTGTCCCTATACGAATAGCTTAGACAGCCGCTTAGCCGAATTGGATTACTTACTGAATAACGATCTGGCCGATGTGGATTGCGAAAACTGGGAAGAAGACACTCCATTTAAAGATCCGCGCGAGCTGTATGATTTTTTAAAGACGGAAAAGCCCGAAGAGGAACTTGTCTTTTCCCACGGCGACCTGGGAGACAGCAACATCTTTGTGAAAGATGGCAAAGTAAGTGGCTTTATTGATCTTGGGAGAAGCGGCAGGGCGGACAAGTGGTATGACATTGCCTTCTGCGTCCGGTCGATCAGGGAGGATATCGGGGAAGAACAGTATGTCGAGCTATTTTTTGACTTACTGGGGATCAAGCCTGATTGGGAGAAAATAAAATATTATATTTTACTGGATGAATTGTTTTAGTACCTAGATTTAGATGTCTAAAAAGCTTTAACTACAAGCTTTTTAGACATCTAATCTTTTCTGAAGTACATCCGCAACTGTCCATACTCTGATGTTTTATATCTTTTCTAAAAGTTCGCTAGATAGAGTTCTATATTAGAGATGTAAAGAGTTTTGGTGAAGAGGTTTGTGAGTATGGCTTTTATAACCAGGGTGCAATGAGAAGCACTAACAGCAGCTAGCTTAAGAACGCATAGGATATACTTTTTATGGAAGTCACAGAGGAGGAATAAAATTTGAACAGGATTAACAGAGTAACCTCTATTCTTATTCAGCTGCAATCAAAAAAAATAATTCCTGCCAAAGAAATTGCACAGCGATTTAATATAAGCTTAAGGACAGTTTACAGAGATATCCGGACACTTGAAGAAGCCGGAATACCAATTGGATCTGAGGCCGGAAAAGGATATTTTCTTGTAGAGGGCTTCCTACTTCCGCCGGTAATGTTTACAGCGGCGGAAGTGGGTGCATTGATTACAGCAGGGAAATTTTTAAATTGCCATGGAGATGAATCATTTATAAAGGATTTTGATTCAGCTATGTATAAAATCACACGACTTCATCACTCAAATGTAATTCTTCTATCGGCGTGTTTTCATATTTCCGATTGTTGGTAAGGCCGAGCAGATAGTCAACGGACACCTGATAGAAGTCTGCCAGCTTCAACAGGCTGCCGTGATTGATTTCCTTGTATTCATCGTTGTCGTTTTCATAGCTGCCGAGGGCTGATTTTGAAATGCCGGTTTTCTGCGCCAATTCTTCCAGATTTAAGCCCTGTTCCACCCGTAAATCTTTCAGGCGTTCCTGTACGGAAATGCGGGTTTTCATAGATACATCGCTCCTTCCTGCGGCTGGCTGCCGCCGTCAATTTCATTATACCATACCCGTTCCGCAATCGTGGAAATTTTCGATTTTGGGGCGGTTTTCCTACTTTGTGGATATACGGGAGAAGGCTCAAAAATGTGCCATAATGGGCTTAGTTCATCGATGGATTATTCCAATCGAATGACCGGCCTGTATGGGATATGCTCCCCGGCGATGTAGCGCAACGACTTGCGGCAGGGAAATGGAGGAACCATGACCGCAACGAGCGTACCAAAGGGAGCGAAACGCCGTTGTGAGAGCCAGGGGCAGGAACGACATCAGGGAGAACCGGCGAAAATGAACACCGAATTGATACCGAAACACAACAATCCGATAGGGCATAGTCTACCCTATCCATAATACTACGGGGGATTTCCGGGCGGCTCTATGGCCGCTTTTTCCTTGAAAATCGCCCCGAAACACGACACTAAAATCTGCTATCCGTCTATTGCGGCTGTTACGGCTGAAATGGGCGGATTTTTGTTTAAGGAGGCACCATGCCGAGAATGCCGAAAAAGAGGAAGCTGGAACTGTCTTTCTTCCTCAATGAACGGGGGCGGGTAACGTACAACGACCTTTGCCGGAAATGCCAGCGCACTTGCAAGCAGAGTTTCCGGGCGGTCATTGTGGACTGCCCCTATTATCTTTCCAAACGCTCAAAACGAAAAGTAAAGGAGGACACCGATTGAATGGAAGTTGAATTTATGACCGCAGACACCGCCCTACCGCCCTGTATGCCGCTGCCGAGAGCCATGCTGCGGCTCCCGATCAGCAGCACCGCAAAGGTCATGTACGCCCGGATGTTGGATATTGTTTTCTTGTCAGGTATAGAGGACGCCAACGGGATTTTGTTTATCCATTTCCCTATCGTGGAACTGGCGGCGGCACTTGCCCGCAGCACCATGACCGTGAAGCGTTCCCTGAATGAATTGGAGGACGCCGGACTGATACTGCGAGTGCGTCAGGGCTTCGGGGAACCCAACAAAATATATGTACTCATTCCGAAGAAGGAGGCCAGCCGCCGATGAATGAAAAGCTGGAAAAACTCAATCAGGAGATAGAGAAAACGGAAAAGAAGCTGCGCTGGGCGCAACAGGAGGAAAAGCGTCTGACCCATCAGGCTAAGGCGCTGACCCGGAAGGAACGGACGCACCGGCTTTGCACCAGAGCCGCCATGCTGGAAAGCTACCTTCCCCACCCGGAAGCCATCACGGATGAACAGGTCAGTTTGTTCTTGAAGCTGCTGTTCCGGAAGGACAGCACCCGGCAGCTTATGGAAAAAGTGTTCGCCGGAAACGGCACAGAGAAGGAGGGCGCAGAATGAAGATGGATTTTTCAAAAGACGAGTTGGCTATGGTCTATCAGTACGCCGCCGGTACGAAGGAAGAAACTCTTGCGGGGCTGAAAGAAATCGTGCCGGTTATCCGTGACCGGCAGACAAGGGAGATTGTGGAGAATACCATCCGAAAGCTGGACGCCATCCCGGAGCCGGAGTGCCGCCGCTTTATCGCTGATACGAAGCAGCGGTTTATCCAGAAGCGGGACAATTCCATCCGGCGCAGGCTTGCCGAAGCCAAGGCACAGGCGAGGGCGGAAAAGCCACATCCCAAGAGAAAACAGCCAGACCGGGAACGGTCATAATTGCTTCCAGAGCCGCAGCCCGTGGACTGCCCCTCTGAAAGAGGGCGCAACTATACACCACCTGAAGGTAGTGTGTTGCGCCCTGCCGGGGGCTTCCTGCGGAAAGCGGATGATTGCCCGCAGCGTTCCGGCTCCTGTCAATCATCACAGAGGAAGCTACACTTCCCCTGCGCTGGCTGACGCCAGCTACCCCTTTGTGTACTTGCCGCCCGGGAACACCTTGCACTGCAAGCTGTTCCCGTCCAGCAAGTTTTACAATAGGCCGCTATACTTTTCTGAAACGATGAGGTATAATGAAGTCAACGACAAATTGGAATTTGGAGGGGATATAGCAATATGAAAAACAATAGATACTTAACTGTTGGCTTATTAACAGGATTTATTGTTGGTGGTTGCATAGGTGTGTTGGCATGGGCGTTTTTGCAAAATCTTTTTGCCATTCCTATTTGTGCAAGTATCGGAATGTTGATTGGAATTGTTATAGGCACGGTGATTGATTATGAAAAAACATCAAAAGAAATAGATAAAATAGATGATTCCTTAAAGGGAAAATCCTAATTTATCGGGCCACCCTGATCCGAACTTTCAAAACTGAATACCAGCCACCCACCGGCGGCACCACCGAGCAGGAAATCTTGAAACAGGTTCCCTGCTCTTTTTATGCCCGGACACCGGGAGAAAGGAGGACGTGACTTGCCATGCCCGCACTTTGATGTGAAAATCATCCAGCGCAGCAAGCGCCAGTCAGCCGTTGCGTCTGCCGCCTACCAGAGCGGGGAACGGCTGTTTTCCGAATACGACCAGAAACAGAAATACTATTCCCATAAAAGCGAAATCGTCCACACCGAAATCATGCTGCCGCCCCATGCCCCGCCGGAATACGCAGACCGGAATACCTTGTGGAACGCCGCCGAAGCCATCGAGAAGCAATGGAACTCCCAGCTTGCCCGGAGGTTTGTGCTTGCCATTCCGAGGGAACTTCCCCGGTCACAGTACGCCGACCTTATCCGGGACTACTGCCGGGAGTTTTTTGTTTCCAAGGGCATGATTGCCGACTTTGCCATCCATGACAAGGGGGACGGAAATCCCCACGCCCACATCCTGCTTACCATGCGGGCAATGGACGAACAAGGCAAGTGGCTCCCAAAGAGCCGGAAGGTTTATGACCTTGACGAGAACGGCGAGCGTATCCGGCTTGCGTCCGGCAGATGGAAAAGCCACAAGGAGGACACCGTGGACTGGAACGACCAGAAGTACGCCGAGATATGGCGGCAGGGCTGGGCTGACACGGCGAACCGCTATCTGGAAGCCATCGGCAGCCCGGAGCGCCTTGACCTTCGTTCCTATGCCCGACAGGGGATTGATAAAATCCCCACCGTCCACATGGGGCCAGCGGTCAGCCAGTTGGAGAAGAAAGGCATACAGACCAACATCGGCAACCTGAACCGGGACATCAAAGCCGCCAATTCCCTCATGCAGTCTATCCGGCAGATGGTACGCAGCTTAAAGGGCTGGCTGTCCGGCCTGAAAGAGAAAAAGGCAGCGCTGCTGGAAGTGCTGGAACAGGCAAAGGAGCCGACCATCCCCGAACTGCTTTCCCGGTATCTGGATATGCGGAGCGAGGAACGCACCGGCTGGACTTCCAAGGGGAAGCTGAAAGGCACTGTTGGCGATTTCAACAAGGTCATGGAAGCCCTTGACTTCCTGCGGCAGAAAGAGATCTCCACCGTGGAGAGCCTTGACGCCTATCTGGATAAGGTCAGCGGGGAGATACTTTCTGCCAAAACCGACATCCGAAAATCGGAACGCCGGATAAAGGCCATCGACACCACCCTTTCCCATATCGCCAACCACGGAGCCTACAAAGAGGTTTACAAGAAATACGCTTCCATCGGCTGGAAAACCCGAAAGGAGAAGTTTGCCGCCGAACACCGGGAGGAACTGGACGCCTACCTTGCCGCAAAGCGTTTCTTCAAAGCCCATCAGGAGGAATTGCCCTTCGATGCGAAAGAGTTAAAGAAAGAACGGGCGCAGCTTTCCGAGGAACTGTCTAAAAAAAATGAGGGATTGCAGGCGGTTCAGGCGGATATGAAGCTGCTGCGGGATGTGCGCTACT encodes:
- the mobQ gene encoding MobQ family relaxase gives rise to the protein MPCPHFDVKIIQRSKRQSAVASAAYQSGERLFSEYDQKQKYYSHKSEIVHTEIMLPPHAPPEYADRNTLWNAAEAIEKQWNSQLARRFVLAIPRELPRSQYADLIRDYCREFFVSKGMIADFAIHDKGDGNPHAHILLTMRAMDEQGKWLPKSRKVYDLDENGERIRLASGRWKSHKEDTVDWNDQKYAEIWRQGWADTANRYLEAIGSPERLDLRSYARQGIDKIPTVHMGPAVSQLEKKGIQTNIGNLNRDIKAANSLMQSIRQMVRSLKGWLSGLKEKKAALLEVLEQAKEPTIPELLSRYLDMRSEERTGWTSKGKLKGTVGDFNKVMEALDFLRQKEISTVESLDAYLDKVSGEILSAKTDIRKSERRIKAIDTTLSHIANHGAYKEVYKKYASIGWKTRKEKFAAEHREELDAYLAAKRFFKAHQEELPFDAKELKKERAQLSEELSKKNEGLQAVQADMKLLRDVRYWINHVLPPDQRRVVPEPGKKPSINEQLSWKIEGAKQREEQKRQQPRRQQKQDMEL